Proteins from a genomic interval of Kitasatospora herbaricolor:
- a CDS encoding extracellular solute-binding protein — translation MKRQLIAAVGVAAMVVGLAACGSDGKKADDAAKPKDYNGKTLTAWFMDGSAPQAWQDGVKADFEKEFPGAKLNIQVQKWDGIGPKVTTALSEGSVDVLELGNTQTAGYAATGGLVDLTKDKATLGGSDWAANLNESSVLEGKQYAAPWYFTNRSVIYNKELWTKAGIAAPPKTLDEYYADLEKLKATPGVSQAIYLPGQEWYTYFGLITSEGGKLVKKDGDKYVGNLSSPEAKAAFATYQKLASFSTAPKDKDEANPQQMTLFPKGDIASMIGLGWEAPAAKDMTADKWGVFPLPGKTADKPSGVFLGGSNLAVAQASKNQDLAKGFLKIALSDKFEGQMAASGLIPNKASLNSQVVGDFAKAALAASANGATTPNIAAWAGVENNPNPIKEFMTAVLQGGDYDATAKKYDEEITKRLAAKQ, via the coding sequence GTGAAGCGTCAGCTCATCGCGGCGGTCGGCGTCGCAGCAATGGTCGTCGGTCTGGCGGCCTGTGGCTCCGACGGCAAGAAGGCCGATGACGCGGCCAAGCCGAAGGACTACAACGGCAAGACTCTGACCGCGTGGTTCATGGACGGTTCTGCGCCGCAGGCATGGCAGGACGGCGTCAAGGCGGACTTCGAGAAGGAGTTCCCGGGCGCCAAGCTCAACATCCAGGTCCAGAAGTGGGACGGCATCGGCCCGAAGGTCACCACCGCGCTCTCCGAGGGCTCGGTCGACGTCCTGGAGCTCGGCAACACCCAGACGGCCGGCTACGCCGCCACCGGCGGCCTCGTCGACCTCACCAAGGACAAGGCCACCCTGGGCGGCAGCGACTGGGCCGCCAACCTGAACGAGTCCTCGGTGCTGGAGGGCAAGCAGTACGCCGCCCCGTGGTACTTCACCAACCGCTCCGTGATCTACAACAAGGAGCTGTGGACCAAGGCCGGCATCGCCGCCCCGCCGAAGACCCTGGACGAGTACTACGCCGACCTGGAGAAGCTCAAGGCGACCCCGGGCGTCTCCCAGGCCATCTACCTGCCGGGCCAGGAGTGGTACACCTACTTCGGCCTGATCACCAGCGAGGGTGGCAAGCTCGTCAAGAAGGACGGCGACAAGTACGTCGGCAACCTGTCCTCCCCCGAGGCGAAGGCCGCGTTCGCGACCTACCAGAAGCTGGCCAGCTTCTCCACCGCCCCGAAGGACAAGGACGAGGCCAACCCGCAGCAGATGACGCTCTTCCCCAAGGGTGACATCGCCTCCATGATCGGCCTCGGCTGGGAGGCCCCGGCGGCCAAGGACATGACCGCCGACAAGTGGGGCGTCTTCCCGCTCCCGGGCAAGACCGCCGACAAGCCGTCCGGCGTGTTCCTCGGTGGCTCGAACCTGGCCGTCGCCCAGGCGAGCAAGAACCAGGACCTGGCCAAGGGCTTCCTGAAGATCGCCCTCTCGGACAAGTTCGAGGGCCAGATGGCCGCCTCCGGCCTCATCCCGAACAAGGCCTCGCTGAACAGCCAGGTCGTCGGCGACTTCGCGAAGGCGGCCCTGGCGGCCTCCGCCAACGGCGCCACCACCCCGAACATCGCGGCCTGGGCCGGGGTCGAGAACAACCCGAACCCGATCAAGGAGTTCATGACCGCCGTGCTCCAGGGCGGCGACTACGACGCCACGGCCAAGAAGTACGACGAGGAGATCACCAAGCGCCTCGCGGCGAAGCAGTAA
- a CDS encoding helix-turn-helix domain-containing protein gives MLNNVVAVVLEEIHPFELGVACEVFGLDRSGDGLPVYEFALAGDRTGPHRTHAGFSIDVPHGPERLAGADLVVVTATGLRDSYPPALVEALRAAVEGGARVLSICSGAFLLGEAGLLDGRRSTTHWRHAAELARRYPRTVVEPDVLYVDEDPVITSAGTAAGIDACLHLVRRLQGAEVARGIARRMVVAPHREGGQAQFVARPLPEEDGASLGGLLDRMRHQLDREWTVEQLAARAHMSPRTFARRFQQETGTTPHRWLTGQRVLLAQRLLEGTDEPVDSIAARCGFGNGATLRHHFGRRLGTTPLAYRRTFAGGWQGEPELRV, from the coding sequence ATGCTGAACAATGTGGTGGCCGTGGTGCTGGAGGAGATCCACCCCTTCGAACTCGGCGTGGCCTGCGAGGTGTTCGGCCTGGACCGGAGCGGCGACGGCCTGCCGGTCTACGAGTTCGCGCTGGCCGGCGACCGCACCGGGCCGCACCGCACCCACGCCGGCTTCAGCATCGACGTGCCGCACGGCCCGGAGCGGCTGGCCGGGGCCGACCTGGTGGTCGTCACCGCGACCGGCCTGCGCGACTCCTACCCGCCGGCCCTCGTCGAGGCGCTGCGGGCGGCCGTCGAGGGCGGCGCCCGGGTGCTCTCCATCTGCAGCGGCGCCTTCCTGCTCGGCGAGGCCGGGCTGCTGGACGGCCGGCGCTCCACCACGCACTGGCGGCACGCCGCCGAACTCGCCCGCCGCTACCCGCGGACCGTCGTCGAGCCGGACGTGCTCTACGTGGACGAGGACCCGGTGATCACCTCGGCCGGCACCGCCGCCGGCATCGACGCCTGCCTGCACCTGGTCCGCCGGCTGCAGGGCGCGGAGGTCGCCCGGGGGATCGCCCGCCGGATGGTGGTCGCCCCGCACCGGGAGGGCGGCCAGGCGCAGTTCGTCGCCCGGCCGCTGCCCGAGGAGGACGGCGCCTCGCTCGGCGGGTTGCTCGACCGGATGCGTCACCAGCTGGACCGGGAGTGGACGGTGGAGCAGCTCGCGGCCCGCGCCCACATGTCCCCGCGCACCTTCGCCCGCCGCTTCCAGCAGGAGACCGGCACCACCCCGCACCGCTGGCTGACCGGGCAGCGGGTGCTGCTGGCCCAGCGGCTGCTGGAGGGCACGGACGAGCCGGTGGACTCGATCGCGGCCCGCTGCGGCTTCGGCAACGGCGCGACCCTGCGCCACCACTTCGGCCGCCGGCTGGGCACCACCCCGCTGGCCTACCGCCGGACCTTCGCCGGCGGCTGGCAGGGGGAGCCCGAGCTGCGGGTCTGA
- a CDS encoding GntR family transcriptional regulator codes for MTTDGGSTAQVNDPQAKSLAVQPSPAGARVPKYYGLKRHLLQLTETQPAGTPVPPERALAAQFDTSRTTVRQALQELVVEGRLERIQGKGTFVAKPKVAQALQLTSYTEDMRAQGLEPTSRLIEVGYITADDRLAPLLDIKPGGRVLRIERLRLANGDPMAIEVAHLSAKRFPALRRNLVKHNSLYTALREVYGVTVAEAEETIETTLANPREAGLLGSDLGLPMLQLSRHSFDAEGAPVEWVRSIYRGDRYKFITRLQRPE; via the coding sequence ATGACCACCGACGGGGGCAGCACAGCCCAGGTGAACGACCCCCAGGCGAAGAGCCTCGCGGTGCAGCCCTCCCCCGCGGGCGCCCGGGTTCCCAAGTACTACGGCCTCAAGCGGCACCTGCTCCAGCTCACCGAGACCCAGCCGGCCGGCACCCCGGTGCCCCCCGAGCGGGCCCTCGCGGCACAGTTCGACACCTCCCGGACCACCGTCCGGCAGGCCCTGCAGGAGCTGGTGGTCGAGGGGCGGCTGGAGCGCATCCAGGGCAAGGGGACGTTCGTCGCCAAGCCCAAGGTCGCCCAGGCGCTGCAGCTCACCTCGTACACCGAGGACATGCGCGCGCAAGGCCTGGAGCCCACCTCCCGGCTGATCGAGGTCGGCTACATCACTGCGGACGACCGGCTCGCCCCGCTGCTGGACATCAAGCCCGGCGGCCGGGTGCTGCGGATCGAGCGTCTGCGGCTGGCCAACGGCGACCCGATGGCGATCGAGGTCGCGCATCTGTCCGCCAAGCGCTTCCCGGCCCTGCGCCGGAACCTGGTCAAGCACAACTCGCTCTACACCGCACTGCGCGAGGTGTACGGGGTCACCGTGGCCGAGGCCGAGGAGACCATCGAGACCACGCTGGCCAACCCGCGCGAGGCCGGCCTGCTCGGCTCCGACCTCGGCCTGCCGATGCTGCAGCTCTCCCGGCACTCCTTCGACGCCGAGGGCGCCCCGGTGGAGTGGGTCCGGTCGATCTACCGCGGCGACCGGTACAAGTTCATCACCCGCCTGCAGCGACCGGAGTAG
- the mctP gene encoding monocarboxylate uptake permease MctP — protein sequence MNNGVNVTALAVFVLFFLLVTVMGFMASRWRKADNALHLDEWGLGGRSFGTWVTWFLLGGDLYTAYTFVAVPAAVYATGAAGFFAVPYTIIAYPLVFLFLPRLWSVSRVHGYVTPADFVRGRYGSKALSLVVALTGILATMPYIALQLVGIQAVLDVLGVGGGAGSNWFVKDLPLFIAFGVLAAYTYSSGLRAPALIAFVKDALIYIVIIVAVIYIPMRLGGYGHIFDTAAQKFSTPKSPGSLILAENKQWTYATLALGSALALFMYPHSVTGVLASKSRNTVRRNMAIMPAYSLMLGLLALLGFMAIAAGVGSGVKGFNAQLSVPQLFENMFPDWFTGVAFAAIGIGALVPAAIMSIAAANLFTRNVYKEFIRPDATAADETRVAKLASLLVKVGALAFVLTMDKQAAINLQLLGGLWILQTFVSIVGGLFTRWFHHWALFAGWAAGMVYGTYQAYGIASPATKHFGGSAANIPVIGEIGYIGLTAFVLNLAVAVVLTLVLRALKAPVGTDETDPDDYGAEAGDARTQNAPVPAAAH from the coding sequence ATGAACAACGGCGTCAACGTGACCGCCCTGGCGGTGTTCGTCCTCTTCTTCCTGCTGGTCACCGTGATGGGCTTCATGGCCTCCCGCTGGCGCAAGGCGGACAACGCCCTGCACCTGGACGAATGGGGGCTCGGCGGCCGCAGCTTCGGCACCTGGGTGACCTGGTTCCTGCTCGGCGGCGACCTCTACACCGCGTACACCTTCGTCGCCGTGCCCGCGGCGGTGTACGCCACCGGCGCCGCCGGCTTCTTCGCGGTGCCGTACACGATCATCGCGTACCCGCTGGTCTTCCTCTTCCTGCCGCGGCTCTGGTCGGTCTCCCGGGTGCACGGGTACGTCACCCCGGCGGACTTCGTCCGCGGCCGCTACGGCTCCAAGGCGCTCTCCCTGGTGGTGGCGCTGACCGGCATCCTGGCGACCATGCCGTACATCGCGCTCCAGCTGGTCGGCATCCAGGCGGTGCTGGACGTGCTGGGCGTCGGCGGCGGTGCGGGCAGCAACTGGTTCGTCAAGGACCTGCCGCTGTTCATCGCCTTCGGCGTGCTGGCCGCCTACACCTACTCCTCCGGGCTCCGGGCACCGGCGCTGATCGCCTTCGTCAAGGACGCCCTGATCTACATCGTGATCATCGTCGCGGTGATCTACATCCCGATGCGGCTCGGCGGCTACGGCCACATCTTCGACACCGCCGCGCAGAAGTTCAGCACGCCCAAGTCCCCCGGGTCGCTGATCCTCGCCGAGAACAAGCAGTGGACGTACGCCACGCTGGCCCTGGGCTCGGCACTGGCCCTGTTCATGTACCCGCACTCGGTGACCGGGGTGCTGGCCTCCAAGTCGCGCAACACCGTGCGCCGCAACATGGCGATCATGCCGGCCTACTCGCTGATGCTGGGCCTGCTGGCCCTGCTCGGCTTCATGGCCATCGCGGCCGGGGTGGGCAGCGGGGTCAAGGGCTTCAACGCGCAGCTCTCGGTGCCCCAGCTGTTCGAGAACATGTTCCCGGACTGGTTCACCGGGGTGGCCTTCGCCGCGATCGGGATCGGCGCGCTGGTGCCGGCCGCGATCATGTCGATCGCGGCGGCCAACCTGTTCACCCGCAACGTCTACAAGGAGTTCATCCGGCCCGACGCCACGGCGGCGGACGAGACCCGGGTGGCCAAGCTGGCCTCGCTGCTGGTCAAGGTCGGGGCGCTGGCCTTCGTCCTCACCATGGACAAGCAGGCGGCGATCAACCTGCAGCTGCTCGGCGGCCTGTGGATCCTGCAGACCTTCGTCTCGATCGTCGGCGGCCTGTTCACCCGCTGGTTCCACCACTGGGCGCTGTTCGCCGGCTGGGCGGCCGGCATGGTCTACGGCACCTACCAGGCGTACGGCATCGCCAGCCCCGCCACCAAGCACTTCGGCGGCAGCGCGGCGAACATCCCGGTGATCGGCGAGATCGGCTACATCGGGCTGACCGCGTTCGTGCTGAACCTGGCGGTGGCGGTGGTGCTGACCCTGGTGCTGCGGGCCCTGAAGGCCCCGGTGGGCACCGACGAGACCGACCCGGACGACTACGGCGCCGAGGCCGGCGATGCGAGGACGCAGAACGCGCCGGTGCCCGCGGCGGCGCATTGA
- a CDS encoding glycosyltransferase family 39 protein: protein MTSSPPHSGRRRRGNPDQGLPAADRPGTDESLIEEPVRRPDPGGSWFQAQRPTATGPGPHDDGAFDDGRFGASAGDTPFGGAPSDDASFAGAPFAGGPFDGGLGHDGARTGASHQGGHRQDGHRQDGHREGDARYEDAFYEPGVYADGPYRADAFEPATYEPPGDELPQDGPSANALPGPAAGRSRRAAARAARAGQDRPAGHRPDEELSDEHRAEPHPAAAGEAPEESGATGHPEEVPALADIPAQRDGQDDAPRYTLAPVPEASWSLDPGRRRSWVSRALLLAILGLQAALSVRLSNTAFQDEALYMYAGHAELSHLLYGTALPKDYNSYFSGSPMLYPIVAAVVENHFAMVGVRVFSLLCMLGATALLYSFSRRLFNERVALGAAAMFAVTQSTVVLGFFATYDAPAVLLLALSIWIVVRTDRAPAAVVVLAAPVAVLAVGLKYASALYLPSLVLLAVLTGIRNKARQPLLRGLLLGGGAGGLLWAGLTFTDVLSGVQATTTARAHGTEKATELLRQSAEFGGLMFLTACGGAIAYAVRGRMNESPLALALTGPGRKRRIMLGLLLTGTALLAPAYQIHLHTSVALYKHIGFGLLFAAPIAGIGMARLIGPHFRHPQLGILLWVVMLSLGLSQSEWRFNTWPDSSRMVAVLRQHVDANGRYLASADNVPVYYLRDLTLQSQWTSTYGIGYVDKDGKLHSADDGYRTAIADGWFDLIVLDGVATPETDRVVAEAVAQSPHYRLLGRLPFTHVGGTGYYRIWVKQ, encoded by the coding sequence ATGACGTCCTCCCCTCCGCACAGCGGCCGCCGCCGGCGCGGGAACCCGGATCAGGGCCTGCCGGCCGCCGACCGGCCCGGCACCGACGAGTCCCTGATCGAGGAGCCGGTCCGCCGGCCCGATCCCGGGGGCTCCTGGTTCCAGGCCCAGCGGCCGACGGCCACCGGACCGGGCCCGCACGACGACGGTGCCTTCGACGACGGCCGGTTCGGCGCGTCCGCCGGTGACACGCCCTTCGGCGGCGCCCCCTCCGATGACGCCTCCTTCGCCGGCGCGCCCTTCGCCGGCGGCCCCTTCGACGGCGGCCTGGGCCATGACGGTGCCCGCACCGGGGCGTCCCACCAGGGCGGGCACCGCCAGGACGGGCACCGCCAGGACGGGCACCGCGAGGGGGACGCGCGGTACGAGGACGCGTTCTACGAGCCAGGGGTGTACGCCGACGGCCCGTACCGGGCCGACGCGTTCGAGCCGGCGACGTACGAGCCCCCCGGGGACGAGCTGCCGCAGGACGGTCCGTCCGCGAACGCCCTGCCCGGGCCGGCCGCCGGGCGCTCACGCCGGGCCGCGGCCCGGGCGGCCCGGGCGGGCCAGGACCGGCCCGCCGGGCACCGGCCGGACGAGGAGCTGTCGGACGAGCACCGGGCCGAGCCCCACCCCGCGGCCGCCGGGGAGGCGCCCGAGGAGTCCGGCGCGACCGGGCATCCCGAGGAGGTGCCGGCCCTGGCCGACATCCCCGCCCAGCGGGACGGGCAGGACGACGCCCCTCGCTACACCCTGGCCCCGGTGCCGGAGGCCAGCTGGTCGCTCGACCCGGGCCGGCGCCGCTCCTGGGTCAGCCGCGCCCTGCTGCTGGCCATCCTCGGACTGCAGGCGGCGCTGTCCGTCCGACTCTCCAACACCGCCTTCCAGGACGAGGCGCTGTACATGTACGCGGGGCACGCGGAACTGTCGCACCTGCTGTACGGCACCGCGCTGCCCAAGGACTACAACAGCTACTTCTCCGGCTCCCCGATGCTCTACCCGATCGTCGCGGCCGTGGTCGAGAACCACTTCGCCATGGTCGGCGTCCGGGTGTTCAGCCTGCTCTGCATGCTCGGGGCCACCGCGCTGCTCTACAGCTTCAGCCGGCGGCTCTTCAACGAGCGGGTGGCGCTCGGCGCGGCGGCGATGTTCGCGGTCACCCAGTCGACCGTGGTGCTCGGCTTCTTCGCCACCTACGACGCCCCGGCCGTGCTGCTGCTGGCCCTGTCGATCTGGATCGTGGTCCGCACCGACCGGGCGCCGGCGGCGGTGGTCGTGCTCGCCGCTCCGGTGGCGGTGCTGGCCGTCGGGCTGAAGTACGCCTCGGCGCTCTACCTGCCCAGCCTGGTCCTGCTCGCCGTCCTCACCGGCATCCGCAACAAGGCCCGGCAGCCGCTGCTGCGCGGCCTGCTGCTGGGGGGCGGGGCGGGCGGACTGCTCTGGGCCGGGCTGACCTTCACCGACGTGCTCAGCGGTGTCCAGGCCACCACCACGGCCCGGGCCCACGGCACCGAGAAGGCGACCGAACTGCTGAGGCAGTCCGCCGAGTTCGGCGGCCTGATGTTCCTCACCGCCTGCGGCGGCGCGATCGCGTACGCGGTGCGCGGCCGGATGAACGAATCTCCGCTGGCCCTGGCGCTGACCGGCCCCGGCCGCAAGCGCCGGATCATGCTCGGCCTGCTGCTCACCGGCACCGCGCTGCTCGCCCCCGCGTACCAGATCCACCTGCACACGTCGGTCGCGCTCTACAAGCACATCGGCTTCGGGCTGCTGTTCGCCGCCCCGATCGCCGGCATCGGTATGGCACGACTGATCGGCCCGCACTTCCGGCACCCCCAACTGGGGATCCTGCTCTGGGTGGTGATGCTCTCGCTGGGCCTGTCGCAGTCGGAGTGGCGGTTCAACACCTGGCCCGACTCCAGCCGGATGGTCGCGGTGCTGCGCCAGCACGTGGACGCCAACGGGCGCTACCTGGCCTCGGCGGACAACGTGCCGGTGTACTACCTGCGCGACCTGACCCTGCAGAGCCAGTGGACCTCGACGTACGGCATCGGCTACGTCGACAAGGACGGCAAGCTGCACTCGGCGGACGACGGCTACCGCACCGCCATCGCCGACGGCTGGTTCGACCTGATCGTGCTCGACGGGGTCGCCACCCCGGAGACCGACCGGGTCGTCGCGGAGGCCGTGGCGCAGAGCCCGCACTACCGACTGCTGGGCCGTCTGCCCTTCACCCACGTCGGCGGGACGGGCTACTACCGGATCTGGGTGAAACAGTAG
- a CDS encoding glycosyltransferase family 39 protein, producing the protein MPAAPVRATALPEPGEPARDRRVALAVALPPALLTLALCLYGIQQRQLWRDEHASWWAATLSWGDLGALTANMDLVLAPYYVLLHLWVSLFGDSEAALRIPSALAMAGAAAMVALLGRRLLTPRLGTLGGLLFAVCPSITWYGQDARPYAFAVLAAAGSTLLLTRIVERPAGPPATAPGGRPLPLRKDPAVLAWAGYGATVVGMGLTHLVTLMILPGHLLLVVQKARRSRAGSARWVLPVRWAVAMAGAVLLLSPLLLLGAGQSGQIAWNDRDWDDLGQLLTDLAGSAGLGWTLLLAGVIGAVSLLVLRQPVGLLACWAVVPVLATVLTAHWLHLFLARYLLFTVPAWTLLAAAVVGRLPGLVSQLTASHTPPRWVVGPAPLVVAFAVVAVVAWPSQSEVRDDLPGEMDARAGARVISAGLRPGDGVVFDPSSSMRRALAYELRGLPAPKDVLLSVTPQEAGSFGALECEEPAKCLAGVQRIWLLVGATDRRPYGGVSDKVAKELKQFHTVRSENVPNLRLVLLERNKGKG; encoded by the coding sequence GTGCCTGCGGCGCCGGTCCGTGCGACGGCCCTGCCGGAGCCGGGGGAGCCGGCCCGGGACCGGCGGGTGGCGCTGGCCGTCGCCCTGCCGCCCGCGCTGCTCACCCTGGCGCTCTGCCTGTACGGCATCCAGCAGCGCCAGCTCTGGCGGGACGAGCACGCGAGCTGGTGGGCCGCCACCCTGTCCTGGGGCGACCTGGGCGCGCTGACCGCCAACATGGACCTGGTGCTGGCGCCGTACTACGTGCTGCTGCACCTGTGGGTCTCCCTGTTCGGGGACTCCGAGGCCGCGCTGCGGATCCCCTCCGCCCTCGCCATGGCCGGCGCCGCCGCGATGGTGGCCCTGCTCGGCCGCAGGCTGCTGACGCCCCGGCTGGGCACCCTCGGCGGGCTGCTGTTCGCGGTCTGCCCCAGCATCACCTGGTACGGGCAGGACGCCCGTCCGTACGCCTTCGCGGTGCTGGCCGCCGCCGGCAGCACCCTGCTGCTGACCAGGATCGTCGAGCGCCCGGCCGGCCCGCCCGCGACGGCGCCCGGGGGACGCCCCCTGCCGCTCCGCAAGGACCCGGCGGTGCTGGCCTGGGCGGGCTACGGCGCCACCGTGGTCGGGATGGGGCTGACCCATCTGGTGACCCTGATGATCCTGCCAGGGCACCTGCTGCTGGTCGTCCAGAAGGCGCGCCGCTCACGGGCGGGCAGCGCCCGCTGGGTGCTGCCGGTGCGCTGGGCCGTCGCGATGGCCGGCGCGGTGCTGCTGCTCAGCCCGCTGCTGCTGCTGGGCGCGGGCCAGAGCGGCCAGATCGCCTGGAACGACCGCGACTGGGACGACCTCGGCCAGCTCCTCACCGACCTGGCCGGTTCGGCCGGGCTCGGCTGGACGCTGCTGCTGGCGGGCGTGATCGGTGCGGTGAGCCTGCTGGTGCTGCGCCAGCCGGTGGGCCTGCTGGCCTGCTGGGCGGTGGTGCCGGTGCTCGCCACCGTGCTGACGGCTCATTGGCTGCATCTCTTCCTGGCCCGGTACCTGCTCTTCACGGTGCCCGCCTGGACGCTGCTCGCCGCCGCGGTGGTGGGCCGGCTGCCCGGGCTGGTGTCGCAGCTGACCGCCTCGCACACGCCGCCGCGCTGGGTGGTGGGGCCGGCTCCGCTGGTGGTGGCCTTCGCTGTGGTCGCCGTGGTGGCCTGGCCGTCCCAGTCCGAGGTGCGGGACGACCTGCCGGGGGAGATGGACGCCCGGGCCGGGGCCCGGGTGATCAGCGCCGGGCTGCGGCCGGGGGACGGTGTGGTCTTCGACCCGAGCAGTTCGATGCGGCGGGCCCTGGCGTACGAGCTGCGCGGCCTGCCGGCTCCCAAGGACGTCCTGCTCAGCGTCACCCCGCAGGAGGCCGGCAGCTTCGGCGCCCTGGAGTGCGAGGAGCCCGCCAAGTGCCTGGCCGGGGTCCAGCGGATCTGGCTGCTGGTCGGCGCCACCGACCGGCGGCCGTACGGCGGGGTCTCGGACAAGGTGGCCAAGGAGCTCAAGCAGTTCCACACCGTGCGGAGCGAGAACGTGCCCAACCTGCGGCTGGTGCTGCTGGAGCGGAACAAGGGCAAGGGCTGA
- a CDS encoding DUF3311 domain-containing protein codes for MSADLEVPEPLPGPPPAPLPAVTPERVLAGLSLAVPVVAMLWVASYTKADPQAGGVPFFYWYQLLWVPVSAVFTFAAYLLVNRDEKARKAARAGGKR; via the coding sequence ATGTCCGCAGATCTCGAAGTGCCCGAACCACTGCCCGGGCCGCCACCCGCGCCACTGCCCGCCGTGACGCCCGAGCGGGTCCTGGCCGGGCTCAGCCTCGCCGTGCCGGTGGTCGCCATGCTCTGGGTGGCCTCGTACACCAAGGCCGACCCGCAGGCCGGCGGCGTGCCGTTCTTCTACTGGTACCAGCTGCTCTGGGTGCCGGTCTCGGCCGTCTTCACCTTCGCCGCCTACCTGCTCGTCAACCGTGACGAGAAGGCCCGCAAGGCCGCCCGGGCGGGTGGGAAGCGATGA
- a CDS encoding histidine phosphatase family protein, with the protein MAELGTTLNGQHRSTPGLRLPSVLIATRHGESTANVEFQLAEAAGALSVPISCRDADIPLSMHGQQQAHALGRWWAALPAGDRPRSVWCSPYVRTAETARIALAQAAGLGAVPISLNIRYDERLRDRELGILEMLTGAAIEAKHPEEAARRRKMGELYYRPPGGESWSDVALRVRSCLRDLGEEEDGNPVLVVAHDCTVLMLRYVLDRLTEPQLLAVEQVANCSASVWRTDGGRLRPERWNTTGHLDPAG; encoded by the coding sequence ATGGCAGAACTCGGCACCACCCTCAACGGCCAGCACCGGAGCACGCCCGGGCTGCGGCTGCCGTCCGTGCTGATCGCCACCCGGCACGGGGAGTCCACCGCGAACGTGGAGTTCCAGCTCGCCGAGGCGGCGGGCGCGCTGAGCGTGCCGATCAGCTGCCGGGACGCCGACATCCCGCTCTCCATGCACGGCCAGCAGCAGGCCCACGCGCTCGGCCGCTGGTGGGCCGCCCTGCCCGCCGGCGACCGCCCGCGCAGCGTCTGGTGCTCGCCCTACGTGCGCACCGCCGAGACCGCCCGGATCGCGCTGGCGCAGGCCGCCGGGCTCGGCGCGGTGCCGATCTCGCTGAACATCCGCTACGACGAACGGCTCCGGGACCGCGAGCTGGGCATCCTGGAGATGCTGACCGGCGCGGCCATCGAGGCCAAGCACCCGGAGGAGGCGGCCCGGCGGCGCAAGATGGGCGAGCTGTACTACCGGCCGCCCGGCGGGGAGTCCTGGTCCGACGTGGCGCTGCGGGTCCGTAGCTGTCTGCGCGACCTCGGCGAGGAGGAGGACGGCAACCCCGTCCTGGTGGTCGCGCACGACTGCACCGTGCTGATGCTGCGGTACGTGCTGGACCGGCTGACCGAGCCGCAGCTGCTGGCGGTGGAGCAGGTCGCCAACTGCTCGGCCAGTGTCTGGCGCACCGACGGCGGACGGCTGCGGCCCGAGCGGTGGAACACCACCGGACACCTGGACCCGGCCGGCTGA
- a CDS encoding GNAT family N-acetyltransferase, protein MDLVIRRAVPADLEAVGAVTHEAFVGDGHSPADGPYAAKLLDARPRFEQAELLVAVDPGDGRLLGCVTFATGGTEFADIAGPHEGEIRMLAVGGAARGRGAGEALVRATIARSRELGLTGMAFSTRPSMTSAHRLYERLGFRRAPERDWEVRPGVELMVYTMTF, encoded by the coding sequence ATGGACCTCGTCATCCGCCGCGCCGTTCCTGCCGACCTCGAAGCCGTCGGCGCCGTCACCCACGAAGCCTTCGTCGGCGACGGCCACAGCCCGGCCGACGGCCCTTACGCCGCCAAGCTCCTGGACGCCCGACCGCGGTTCGAGCAGGCCGAGCTCCTCGTCGCGGTCGATCCGGGCGACGGACGGCTGCTCGGCTGCGTGACCTTCGCGACCGGCGGCACCGAGTTCGCCGACATCGCCGGCCCGCACGAGGGCGAGATCCGGATGCTCGCGGTCGGCGGCGCGGCCCGCGGCCGCGGGGCGGGCGAGGCACTGGTCCGCGCCACGATCGCCCGCAGCCGCGAACTCGGCCTGACCGGGATGGCCTTCTCCACCCGCCCGTCGATGACCTCGGCGCACCGCCTGTACGAGCGGCTGGGCTTCCGGCGGGCCCCCGAGCGGGACTGGGAGGTCCGGCCGGGGGTGGAGCTGATGGTCTACACGATGACCTTCTGA